The Streptomyces sp. B3I8 nucleotide sequence TACATCGAGGCGGACGTCAACAACCCCGAGGCGCTGATCAACTCCTCCGAGCTGGCCGCCGTCCTGGACATGGACCAGCCGGTCGCGCTCTCGCTCAACGCCCTCATGCACTTCGTGACCGACGCGCAGGACCCGTACGGCATCGTGGAGGGTCTGCTGGCCGTCCTCCCCACGGGCAGCGCGCTGGCCCTCAGCCACTGCACCCCGGACTTCGACCCGGAGACGTGGGAGAAGGTCACCGCGATATACACCAACGCCGGGACACCGGTGCGGTTCCGCGCGCGGGAGGACGTCGCCCGCTTCTTCGACGGGCTCGACCTGCTCGACCCGGGAATCTCCGTCGGCCACCGCTGGCGCCCCGACGCGGGCACGGGCGCCGAGCAGGCGTCGGAGCCCCCCACCGACGCCCAGGTCAGCCTGTGGACCGGGGTCGGCATCAAGCGGTGAGTCGACGAGCGGGGTGAGCGGGTGAACGGGGAGGGCACGGCGGCGGACGCGGCGGGCGCGGCGGACGGTCTCTGGCGGTCCGTCGACGACCTGTGGACGTGGCTGGAGGCCGCGAGCCCGGTCGGCGGCCGCGAGGGGCTGCTGCTGCGGATGCTGAAGCTGTCGGAAGAGGTGGGCGAGGTCGCCGAGGCGGTGATCGGGGCGGTCGGCCAGAACCCCCGCAAGGGCGTCACCCACACCTGGGACGACGTCCGCGCGGAGTTGTGCGATGTCGCCCTCACGGCGCTGGTGGCGCTGCGCACGCTGACCCCGGACGCCCGCGGGACGTTCGAGTCCCACGTCGCCGGGGTGGCCCGCCGCTCACTCGGGCCACCGGCCTCGGGATCGGATGCCTGACACCTGAGGTGTGAGGCCCCTTTTCCGTCCTCTGTCTGTTCCTTGTCTTCTGTCTGGTCCTCGTCTTCGGTCCGGTGCTCGTCTCCGGTCTGGTCCTGGTCCTCCGTCCGCGCTCAGCCGCGCGGGCCCGCCACCGGTGCCGACGGGCCGGGCTCGGTGCCGAGGACGCGGGGATCGCGCGGGACGCCCGGGGCGTCGAGGGGGTCGCTGGGACGGGGGACGTAGACGGGGGCGTCGGACTGGTAGAAGAGGTCGATGTCGACCTCCTCGCCGCCGACGATCAGGGTGTCCCACGCGCCGCTCTCCCGGAGCGTGCGCAGGGTCGACGGGGCGAGCGCCGACAGGTGGGCGCGCAGTTCCTCGTCGCCGGGCAGGCCCGGCATCCGGGGGGCGAGCCGTTCGCGGATCGCGGACATGCGTTCCAGCAGCCCGTCCAGATCGGCCCCGCCCGCCTCCGCACCGGCACCGGCGCCGACACCGCCCTCCGGGAGCGGCTCGGTGCTGTGGGCGATGATGTCCTTGATGGCGCGGGTGACGCCCTTGTCGTCGGTGGCGACCATGGCGTTCCACGCCCGGCTCTTGTGCCGGTACTGCAGCATCGACATCGCGGCCTCGTGCCGGATGAAGTCGGCGTCGCGCAGCGGCCGGCCCCGCCACACCCGGCTGAGCGAGCGGGCCAGCGACGTGGCGGAGGCGAGGCCGCTGTTGAGGCCGCGGCCGGGCCAGAAGTGGATCGCGTTGGCCGCGTCGCCCAGCAGGAAGCCGTAGGTCCCCGGGCCGGTCGCGGTGGCGCGGCGGAGCTCCGCGGTGAACCGGGGGCGCTGCACCATGTCCAGCCGGAAGGAGGTGATGGCGCTCAGGTCCTCCTCCGGCACGCCGAACATCCGCAGCCCCTCCTGGATCCGCTTCCACAGGACGGAGCCGCGCAGCAGCGCGGGCAGGAAGAGGGTGCCGTGGGTGGGGCAGACGAACTCGTTGTCCTCCTGCCGGCTCATCACGCAGGGGCGCGCGGCGACGCAGTCCGCGAACACCTGGCGTTCGGGGTCGATGCCGACGACCGCCTTGGCCTCCTCGCGGGTCAGCCGCATGTTGAGGAAGCCCTCGCCGCGCAGCGAGTTGAGCAGGAACCGGTTCTGCGAGACGGTCAGCAGGACGCTCGTCGGGTCCGGCAGCGGCGACTTGACCCGCAGGCCGAGCACCAGGTCGTGCAGGTGCTCGCCGTCGAGGGAGTACACGGAGGAGTCGGCCCGGCCGAAGCGGTCGATGTAGTGCTCACGGGTGCGGGAGCGGCCGCCGTCGCTGATCACCAGGACGTGCTCCCCGGCGAGCCGGGTGTCGTGCTCCTCGACGTCGAGCCGGCGCGGCACCAGCCGGATCGCCGGTTTCCGCGCGGCCAGTTCCAGCAGCCGGTCCTCGATGTAGGCGATCCGGATGTTGCGGGGAGGCCGGCCGCCCACGGAGTCCGGTCCGACGGGCCACATCTCGGAGAACTCGCCCGCCCCGAACAGCGCCTGGCGCATCTCCTCGGTCAGCGCGAGGTACTGCCGGCTCTGGATGGTCACCACCTGCTGGCGGCGGACGTTGCCCTGTGTCTCGTCCTTCCAGACCACGGCGTTGTCGGCCCGGGTCCACCGGCCGTCGTACACGGTGAGGGCGACGTTGCCCGCCAGCGCGTCCTCCAGCAGCAGGGCGAAGGCGAGACCGACCGGTCCCCCGCCGACGACCGTGACCCGCAGCCGGCCGGGGTCGGCCGCGGCGGCGGGCGGCAGATCGGCCTGGGAGAGGTCCATGACCGTCTCCATGGCCTCCTGCGTCTCGTAACGGAAGGTCTCGTCGCCTATCCGGATCACGTCGCCGGAGACCAGCACGTGCCGCGTGACGCGCTGGTCGTTGACGTGGGTGCCGTTCCTGCTGTCACGGTCGTGGAGGACGTGGACACCGTTCTCCACGACGATCTCGGCGTGCAGCCGGGACGCCTTGGT carries:
- a CDS encoding FHA domain-containing protein translates to MSSVIVGRTGPFSGQSVLLGTAPLRFGRKSDNDVVIVSTKASRLHAEIVVENGVHVLHDRDSRNGTHVNDQRVTRHVLVSGDVIRIGDETFRYETQEAMETVMDLSQADLPPAAAADPGRLRVTVVGGGPVGLAFALLLEDALAGNVALTVYDGRWTRADNAVVWKDETQGNVRRQQVVTIQSRQYLALTEEMRQALFGAGEFSEMWPVGPDSVGGRPPRNIRIAYIEDRLLELAARKPAIRLVPRRLDVEEHDTRLAGEHVLVISDGGRSRTREHYIDRFGRADSSVYSLDGEHLHDLVLGLRVKSPLPDPTSVLLTVSQNRFLLNSLRGEGFLNMRLTREEAKAVVGIDPERQVFADCVAARPCVMSRQEDNEFVCPTHGTLFLPALLRGSVLWKRIQEGLRMFGVPEEDLSAITSFRLDMVQRPRFTAELRRATATGPGTYGFLLGDAANAIHFWPGRGLNSGLASATSLARSLSRVWRGRPLRDADFIRHEAAMSMLQYRHKSRAWNAMVATDDKGVTRAIKDIIAHSTEPLPEGGVGAGAGAEAGGADLDGLLERMSAIRERLAPRMPGLPGDEELRAHLSALAPSTLRTLRESGAWDTLIVGGEEVDIDLFYQSDAPVYVPRPSDPLDAPGVPRDPRVLGTEPGPSAPVAGPRG
- a CDS encoding MazG-like family protein, whose translation is MNGEGTAADAAGAADGLWRSVDDLWTWLEAASPVGGREGLLLRMLKLSEEVGEVAEAVIGAVGQNPRKGVTHTWDDVRAELCDVALTALVALRTLTPDARGTFESHVAGVARRSLGPPASGSDA
- a CDS encoding SAM-dependent methyltransferase gives rise to the protein MNTSHTAREIDTSRPHSARMYDYYLGGKDHFEVDKKAAEAVAEAYPGIFVCARENRAFMHRATRVLAREHGIRQWLDIGTGIPTEPNLHQVAQSVVPEARVVYADNDPLVLKYAERLMRSSPQGRTTYIEADVNNPEALINSSELAAVLDMDQPVALSLNALMHFVTDAQDPYGIVEGLLAVLPTGSALALSHCTPDFDPETWEKVTAIYTNAGTPVRFRAREDVARFFDGLDLLDPGISVGHRWRPDAGTGAEQASEPPTDAQVSLWTGVGIKR